The DNA region GACCCTATTTGCGATGTTCAAAACTCAATCAATTTTTCTAATAAAGTTAATAGTTTTAATGATGGCTTGGCTAAATGTATTGTATTTGAAAACAAAGAAATTTATCATAATAATTTGGTTAATGGAATATTTTTTGAGACTATGGACAGCAACAATATAATGGACGAAGTTTTTAAGTGGATTGAAACATTATAATAATATAAAATAAGCAACAAAAATTAATTTTTACTAAGACATAGGTATTACTTTATATATATTCCAAAATATAGAGTTAAAATGTTCGCATTTTTTGCAACTTTGACGAAGTCCGCACCGCGAAGGCGGGAAAAAGTTGAAGAAAAAAATTGATATAAAATTATTGTTTTAATATATACTAAAAATTTTTAAGTTTGTTAAAAATCTATTTTTTATTTTAATTGTTTGTGGTGGCTTTGCACCCACACCCCCAGTTCTTTTACCGAGTAGGTACCTTTCGGTATTGGTATAAAAGAACCAAAAGAACTTCATTTTTTAGCTTGAAATGTTGGTATTATTCTATAGTTTATAATATTTAAAAATATACAAAGCTATAGTATTTGCACTTTTTGGTTCTTTGACGAAGTCCACACCGTATAGCTTCGGGAAAAGAACAATAAAAAATTACACAACAAAAGTTAAAAAACAAAAGCCTTGAAATTAATTCAAGACCTTTGTTTTTTTTAATGTAATAATTTTAATTCTTATGCTAAAAATCTAGAAATAACAGGCATTAAAATCTTTATTACTAAAAGAGCTGCCAATATCCAAGTGAATAATGTAATCTCTTTTGTTCTTCCTGTTAATAATTTTAATAAAGTGAAAGCTAATATACCAAAAGTGATACCCTCAGCAATACTATAAGCAAAAGGCATAAATATAATACAAACAAAAGAAGGTATAGCTTCTGTATAATCAGTAAGGTCAATTTCTAATATAGGAGTCATCATAAATAAACCAACTATTATAAGAGCAGGAGCAGTAGCAGCACTAGGTATTGATAAGAATATATGTGATAAGAATAATGATATAGTAAATAATATAGCTACTACAACAGCAGTAAGTCCAGTTTTTCCGCCCTCAGCAACACCAGAAGCACTCTCAACATAAGTAGTAACAGTAGAAGTACCCATACAAGCACCAAATATAGTTCCAACAGCATCTGCAAATAAAGCCTGTTTACAGCGAGGAACTTCTCCGCCTTTTGTAAGCATATTAGCTTTTGTACAAACACCAACCAATGTACCAACAGTATCAAACATATCCACAAAAAGGAAAGTAAATAATACTATAAACATATTAGGGTGAAGTATATTAGCAAAATCTAATTTGAAAGCAACAGGCTCTAAAGAAGGAGGAGCAAAACTTGCATAAGGAGAAAGCTGAGTGATTCCCATAGGTATTCCTATTAATGTTGTTAATAATATACCAATCAATATAGCTCCTTTTACATTGTATGCAAGAAGTAAAGATGTTATTAATAAACCTATTATAGCAAGAAGCGGAGAGCCTGAAGTAATATCTCCTAATGAAATTAATGTTGCATCATTATTAATTATAATTTTAGAGTTTTGAAGACCAATAAATGCAATAAATAAACCTATACCAACAGATATAGCTCTTTTCATATTAAGAGGTATACTGTTTACAATAGCCTCTCTTACATTGAAAATAGTTAAAACTAAAAATATAATACCTTCAATAAAAACAGCAGTTAAAGCAGTCTGCCAGCTATAGCCCATACCAAGTACAACAGTATAAGCAAAGAAAGCATTAAGACCCATACCAGGAGCTAAAGCAAAAGGTAAATTAGCTAATAGTCCCATAATTAAAGTAGCAACTATAGAAGATACCACTGTAGCAGTAAATACAGCCCCTTTATCCATACCAGTAG from Brachyspira pilosicoli P43/6/78 includes:
- a CDS encoding NCS2 family permease; its protein translation is MEKFFKLKENGTNVKSEIIAGITTFMTMAYILAVNPSILSATGMDKGAVFTATVVSSIVATLIMGLLANLPFALAPGMGLNAFFAYTVVLGMGYSWQTALTAVFIEGIIFLVLTIFNVREAIVNSIPLNMKRAISVGIGLFIAFIGLQNSKIIINNDATLISLGDITSGSPLLAIIGLLITSLLLAYNVKGAILIGILLTTLIGIPMGITQLSPYASFAPPSLEPVAFKLDFANILHPNMFIVLFTFLFVDMFDTVGTLVGVCTKANMLTKGGEVPRCKQALFADAVGTIFGACMGTSTVTTYVESASGVAEGGKTGLTAVVVAILFTISLFLSHIFLSIPSAATAPALIIVGLFMMTPILEIDLTDYTEAIPSFVCIIFMPFAYSIAEGITFGILAFTLLKLLTGRTKEITLFTWILAALLVIKILMPVISRFLA